One part of the Bdellovibrio bacteriovorus genome encodes these proteins:
- a CDS encoding RtcB family protein, producing MPVLSNIKSAHVPVKIWSPESEVESQALKQLQNVASLPFVFKHVAAMPDVHLGIGATVGSVIATKGAVIPAAVGVDIGCGMIAARLNVNPELVLHDLYRLRAGIESVIPLGHESNKKLTQEVQNWKGWKNMPESVSLLRLKDRASHQLGSLGGGNHFIEICTDEEGAVWVMLHSGSRNVGKSLAEEHIRGAKGEIARLAVKLPDPDLAYYVEGTTEYENYMRDLEWAQSYALENREEMLRRVMEVISHHVGKKGAPLPYSLKVNCHHNYATREVHYGENVLITRKGAVRAQKGDLGIIPGSMGARSYIVRGKGNAESFDSCSHGAGRRMSRSEAKRRFSLTDLQKQTAGVECRKDAGVIDEIPGAYKDIDQVMKNQMDLVDVVAVLKQVLCVKG from the coding sequence ATGCCAGTCCTGTCGAATATCAAGTCTGCTCACGTTCCGGTGAAAATCTGGTCTCCAGAATCCGAAGTTGAGTCACAAGCCTTGAAGCAACTTCAGAATGTGGCATCGTTGCCATTTGTATTTAAGCATGTGGCAGCAATGCCGGATGTGCATTTGGGAATTGGTGCCACAGTCGGAAGTGTGATCGCTACCAAAGGCGCGGTGATTCCTGCCGCCGTCGGTGTGGATATAGGCTGTGGCATGATTGCGGCGCGGCTGAATGTAAACCCGGAACTGGTGCTGCATGATCTGTATCGTCTGCGCGCCGGAATTGAAAGTGTGATTCCTTTGGGGCATGAATCCAATAAAAAGCTGACCCAGGAAGTGCAGAACTGGAAGGGCTGGAAGAACATGCCGGAGTCTGTGTCCCTGCTGCGCTTGAAAGACCGCGCGTCCCATCAGTTGGGAAGTCTGGGTGGGGGCAATCATTTTATCGAAATCTGCACCGATGAAGAAGGAGCCGTGTGGGTGATGCTGCATTCCGGTTCCCGCAACGTGGGAAAAAGCCTGGCCGAAGAGCACATCCGCGGCGCCAAAGGGGAAATTGCAAGACTGGCCGTCAAGCTGCCTGACCCGGATCTGGCTTATTATGTGGAGGGCACCACCGAGTACGAAAATTACATGCGCGATCTGGAGTGGGCGCAAAGCTATGCGCTGGAAAACCGCGAAGAGATGCTTCGCCGGGTGATGGAGGTGATTTCTCATCACGTCGGGAAAAAAGGCGCACCTCTGCCATATTCACTGAAGGTTAACTGTCATCATAACTATGCCACCCGCGAAGTGCACTATGGGGAAAATGTCCTGATCACGCGCAAAGGGGCGGTGCGTGCCCAAAAAGGTGATCTGGGGATCATTCCGGGTTCGATGGGAGCCAGATCCTATATTGTCAGAGGCAAAGGCAATGCCGAGTCTTTTGATTCCTGTTCGCACGGGGCGGGAAGGCGCATGTCACGTTCAGAAGCCAAGCGGCGGTTCAGTCTGACGGATTTGCAAAAACAGACGGCAGGGGTGGAGTGTCGTAAGGACGCCGGTGTCATTGACGAAATTCCCGGCGCTTACAAGGACATCGACCAGGTGATGAAAAATCAAATGGATCTGGTCGACGTCGTGGCGGTGCTAAAACAGGTGCTGTGCGTGAAAGGCTAG
- a CDS encoding DUF4360 domain-containing protein codes for MKGKLLIAIAGMISAMSLQANAQEIRLGQPAYGGTGCPAGSASVTVSPDASALSILFDNYVAEAGNGRSMDRKSCNISVPVTVPSGYSVAVIQVDYRGFNFVPRGGMSRFDAEYFWAGARGPRISRTFMGPVNDSYTISDGLLASTMVWTPCGANVNLRVNTSMMAKSNARGEQTLATVDSADISSGLIYHLQWRRCR; via the coding sequence ATGAAAGGTAAACTATTGATCGCAATCGCGGGGATGATCTCTGCAATGAGTCTGCAAGCCAATGCTCAGGAAATTCGCCTGGGTCAACCAGCCTACGGTGGAACCGGCTGTCCTGCGGGCAGTGCCAGTGTCACTGTCAGCCCGGATGCTTCTGCACTCAGTATCCTGTTCGATAACTATGTGGCTGAAGCCGGTAACGGCCGCTCCATGGATCGCAAGTCCTGTAACATCTCTGTTCCAGTGACCGTGCCAAGCGGCTACAGCGTGGCGGTGATCCAGGTTGACTACCGTGGATTCAACTTCGTGCCTCGTGGTGGTATGTCACGCTTTGATGCGGAATACTTCTGGGCAGGGGCCCGTGGTCCTCGCATCAGCCGCACCTTCATGGGTCCGGTGAACGACAGCTACACGATCTCTGACGGTCTGCTTGCCAGCACTATGGTTTGGACGCCGTGCGGAGCCAACGTGAACTTGCGTGTCAACACATCCATGATGGCTAAATCCAACGCCCGTGGTGAACAGACCCTGGCAACGGTGGATAGCGCCGACATCAGCTCCGGCCTGATCTACCACTTGCAATGGAGACGTTGCAGATAG
- a CDS encoding DUF4360 domain-containing protein, which yields MSLLLSAPAALAQTPPGIRIHSIQAVGSGCPAGTYNATISPDAQTFSLLLDNFIAESTMHRPIVRLNCELKVNFQVPAGWTFAVTSADYRGFAYAEAGTMVTHQALYSFDGSKPRNERPGYENGGTYNFRAQEFRGPYNDTYYIRHQVDTRVAPWAACNANSVQSLYITTYLMARNLNLSSLLTAQITLDSIDGQVQSQKYQLAWKTCRPSNGGVNQPPGRDPGPGRPNNPGRPPRFP from the coding sequence ATGTCCTTATTGTTATCGGCACCAGCCGCCTTGGCCCAAACGCCACCAGGCATCCGCATTCACAGCATCCAGGCCGTGGGCTCGGGATGTCCAGCGGGCACTTACAACGCCACAATTTCACCGGATGCACAGACCTTCTCTTTACTTCTGGACAATTTTATCGCTGAGTCCACCATGCACCGCCCGATCGTTCGCCTGAACTGTGAACTGAAGGTGAATTTCCAGGTGCCGGCAGGATGGACTTTCGCGGTGACCTCCGCAGACTATCGCGGCTTTGCCTACGCTGAAGCCGGAACGATGGTGACCCATCAGGCCCTTTATTCTTTTGATGGCAGCAAACCCCGCAACGAACGTCCCGGCTATGAAAACGGCGGCACCTACAATTTCCGCGCGCAGGAATTCCGTGGACCGTACAACGACACTTATTACATCCGTCACCAGGTCGACACTCGTGTTGCACCATGGGCCGCATGCAACGCCAATTCTGTTCAGTCACTTTACATCACGACTTATCTGATGGCCCGCAATCTGAATTTATCGTCACTGCTGACAGCCCAGATCACTCTGGACAGTATCGACGGTCAGGTGCAATCCCAAAAATACCAACTGGCGTGGAAGACCTGCCGACCAAGTAACGGTGGTGTCAATCAACCACCGGGACGCGATCCGGGACCAGGTCGGCCGAACAATCCTGGAAGACCACCGCGTTTTCCATAA